cagtatttttttttatctcaatttatgtggcaatgctaaaataatgagagtcaataaaatttctatatgtggtaacaaattattgtgatttgtggtaaaaaattagttttgaacatgataactaattaaataaataaaagaattttactttcaatatgtagttatagttaattaatataaattaatagaatatactaattatttaaatcattatgatgaaaaaatgaaattattatatattgggacatggtatgtaattaagtgggaatAGAGGAATTTTTTGggtaagagtcaataaaatttctatatgtcttttaaatattttaaattattaattattgtaatttatggtaacaaattagttttgaatatgatagacaattaaataaatatattatttttttactttcaatacatagttatagttaattaatataaattaatagaatatattaaatatttaaaccattataatgaaataatgaaattattatatattgagacATAGTATATAATTAAGTGGAAgtagttgatttttttataattaaaagagGTGAAACCACCTCTTCggtataatagaaaagaaaaaacaactgtAAAAGTGAAGCTAAAAAAGTTTTAGTATAACATTAGAAGGAGCAATGCACGTGGATATTGTGCAGTACGACAAAGTCTTCACATAACTGACCCAATATATTTGAGATTGAGCATCATTATTATTGATATATGCACTAGAAATGTTGTACAAGCAAAAGAAATAGCAAAAGTTAACATACTCTTTACGACCAGATTGTTATATATGGTAGGTATTTATGTAAATCATAagacatattttatttatgttaatCATAAGACGTAAagtatcatattgaacatgcctGCTATTTAATTTGTACCTAGTtttcatttacttttttgcacgTTTACCTAGTTAATTTTGGGATAATTTTAGATATACAATTGAATTGCATGAAGTTGGGATTTGTCAAgaccaactcaaattcaaatacCGCATATGTGAAGTGTGGTTTAAAGATGGATGGAAAAATTCTTAAGGCACAACTTACAAGCAGTGGGATTAAAATCGGATGTTCATGCACTTCAAGCTGATTAACGCATCTTTAGGCTAATTGGACAAATATAAAAGGAGAGTGACTTTCATTTTATCATGCATTCTACATtagaaaaattcaattttctaaGTTCTTGTGTATTTGCTTACACATAATTGTTCAAGCAAATACGCAACGACATCTAAATAATTCTCATCATCATGGACATGTGCAAGAACATTAACATGAGGCTTATAGTAACACCCTTTCTCCTTGTTCTAATTGTTCtttcaaatattgaaataaatgaagCAATAAAACCAGGTCGGCCACGACATCCACCACCGGCTCCGCAACCCAGATCAACACCCGACAATTCTAGATTTCATATCGGTCGGGCTCTTGCAATCATTCTAGGAACCGGCCCTGGCAAAGTCCAAGCTTCGGCACCCAAGGCAGGAACCGGCCCTGCCAAAATCCAGGATCCGGCACCCAAGGCAGGAACCGGCCCTGCAAATGTCCAGGCTTCGACACCCAAGGTAGGAAACGGCCCTGCAAATGCCCAGGCTTCGGCACCCAAAGCAGGAACCGGCCCTGCAAATGCCCAGGCTTCGGTACCCAAGGCAGGAACCGACCCTGCCAAAGTCCAAGCTTTGGCACCCAAGGCAAGAACCGGCCCTGCAAATGCCCAGGCTTCGGCACCCAAAGCAGGAACCGGCCCTGCAAATGCTCAGGCTTCAACACCTAAGGCAGGAACCGGCCCTGCCAAAGTCCAGGTTCCGGCACACAAAGCAGGAGCCAGCAAAGTTCCTAAAAAGAATTAATTGATCATAAAAAAATTCCACGTGCTCCTAGCTCCTCGTACTAGACATAATATAATGTCCTTTTTGTTGCGGCCACGTCTATTACTCGGGAATAATTAGTGTCTACTATGAaccttttttaaaataatgtgTTTTCACATGTGTACAATATGAGTTTGGTATtgtgaataacatgaataattttGATCAATTAAGCGTCATTTTATTTTATGACATATATATTTACATGATAAATGTTACGATTCGAATCCAGGCTTTAGCCGCGATGGACTTTTCAGAATAGTGGCGGATCTACCCTTTGCCGAGGGGGTTCATCCAAACCCCAATCGgcgaaaaattatgctatatatacatagttaaaattatattttatgtatatatattagatgttgaacccccttcggttaATTCAtatgttcacttatgaaccccTTTAGTGAATATCCTGACTCTGCCACTATTTCAGAACAATTATGAATGAAAAAGGCCCCTTATCATAACATCATAAGCATGGTCATAATAAAGTGTGGAATTTGGCCCATAAAATATGTAGTTCAACTAAATAACAATTTAAACGCAATTCTTAAACTATGAcataaaaacatttatcaaatttAATCTACGGAGACTCTAACAATATGAATATCATCCTATGACGGGACATGGATCCGGCAGGTGGCATTACTAAGAGCAAAATAATCAATGTCCGAAGGAAAAACACTAAGGCCATTTGGAagatggagggctcaccactCGCTACTCGTTGTCCCAAGGGGATCCTACTGTTGCATAAAATCATGAGAGAATAActctaaacctacatcatgaaatgatatagcattCGAGAACAATCAGTACGACGAGTATTGGCATGCAATCCAGGAGAGAGGGACAAAGCAACTTGTAAAGTAAATCATAAATACTTGATATAAATCTCAGGAGGGAAATCACCAAATAGAAAAGATaaattatgaaaacataattgTTCTTAAAATTTATCCATGGACTAAGTAGTTTAACCGATCTGGGATATATGGGTCCGGTCGTCACCCAACTAACGGGGTCCTAATTCATGTTTGCCGTATAAATTGAGATGAACGTTATTTGGCCATCATATCATATCGTCCTCATCGAGGAAAGACAAAATAAGGTTATCCCGTTAGGGAGTGAACCACCCCTATGTCGACAAAACATAGATTTCAAACGTTAGTCACTATTACTTACACCTTCTCGGTGAACTACATAATCCTCTTTTAAT
The Capsicum annuum cultivar UCD-10X-F1 chromosome 6, UCD10Xv1.1, whole genome shotgun sequence DNA segment above includes these coding regions:
- the LOC107875292 gene encoding basic salivary proline-rich protein 1-like, which translates into the protein MDMCKNINMRLIVTPFLLVLIVLSNIEINEAIKPGRPRHPPPAPQPRSTPDNSRFHIGRALAIILGTGPGKVQASAPKAGTGPAKIQDPAPKAGTGPANVQASTPKVGNGPANAQASAPKAGTGPANAQASVPKAGTDPAKVQALAPKARTGPANAQASAPKAGTGPANAQASTPKAGTGPAKVQVPAHKAGASKVPKKN